From the genome of Burkholderia cepacia ATCC 25416:
CACGGCGGTCGACGGGCTCGGCCACGGCGAAGGCCATGCGTACGTCGCGGCCGAACTGGCCGTCGCGTTCGTCGTCGGCTACTTCTTCGTGAAGCGCCAGCTGTCGCAGCCGGCGCCGCTGCTGCCCGTCGACCTGATGCGCATCCCGATGTTCGCGCTGTCGATCTATACGTCGATGGCGTCGTTCACGTCGCAGATGCTCGCGTTCGTCGCGCTGCCGTTCTGGCTGCAGCACTCGCTCGGTTTCTCGCAGGTCGAGACGGGCCTCTACATGACGCCCTGGCCGCTCGTGATCGTGTTCGCCGCGCCGCTCGCGGGCGTGCTGTCGGATCGCTATTCGGCGGGCATCCTCGGCGGGATCGGGCTCGCCCTGTTCGCGGCCGGGCTGCTGTCGCTCGCGACGATCGGCGCGCACCCGGGCACCGTCGACATCGTGTGGCGGATGGCGCTGTGCGGTGCGGGCTTCGGGTTGTTCCAGTCGCCGAACAACCGCGCGATGCTGTCGTCGGCGCCGCGCGAACGCAGCGGTGGCGCGGGTGGCATGCTGAGCACCGCGCGGCTGACCGGGCAGACGCTCGGCGCCGCGCTCGTCGCATTGATTTTCGGGCTCGTCCCCGATCGCGGGCCGACGATTGCGCTCTATGTCGCCGCGGCATTCGCGGCGGTGGCCGCGCTCGTCAGCATGCTGCGCATCGCGTCGCCGCGACCGGACGCGGCAACCTGATACCGTCGCGCGCCGCCCCGCGCGTCATTCGGCGTCGAGCGCGTCCATCACGAAACGCACGCGCGCCTGCACGCTCTCGCGCGGCAGTTCGATCAGCCGATAGCCGTACGACGTGTA
Proteins encoded in this window:
- a CDS encoding MFS transporter, with product MNADTGLPLPQRYWAILCVALGITLAVLDGAIANVALPTIARDLHASDAASIWIVNAYQLAVTITLLPLASLGERIGYRRIYVAGLALFTAASLGCALAGSLPMLAVMRVIQGFGAAGIMSVNAALVRMIYPSSMLGRGLSINAMVVALSSAIGPTVASAILSFASWPWLFAVNVPIGIAAVIGSLRALPSNPLHDAPYDFPSALMNACVFGLLITAVDGLGHGEGHAYVAAELAVAFVVGYFFVKRQLSQPAPLLPVDLMRIPMFALSIYTSMASFTSQMLAFVALPFWLQHSLGFSQVETGLYMTPWPLVIVFAAPLAGVLSDRYSAGILGGIGLALFAAGLLSLATIGAHPGTVDIVWRMALCGAGFGLFQSPNNRAMLSSAPRERSGGAGGMLSTARLTGQTLGAALVALIFGLVPDRGPTIALYVAAAFAAVAALVSMLRIASPRPDAAT